In Coturnix japonica isolate 7356 chromosome 9, Coturnix japonica 2.1, whole genome shotgun sequence, a single window of DNA contains:
- the EIF4G1 gene encoding eukaryotic translation initiation factor 4 gamma 1 isoform X2: MNKAPQPTGGAPTAPHPAPSPGLPQSAFPPGQTAPVIFNPTPTSQMNTPSQPRQFPAGPRAIHQQGGFRSLQHFYQNRAQPPASASRVQSNTTARPGPPAHVYPAASQVMMIPSQISYTPSQGAYYIPGQGRSTYVVPTQQYPVQPGAPSFYPGASPTEFGTYAGAYYPAQGVQQFPAGVPTAQVIVSQQPSIPPKRERKTIRIRDPNQGGKDITEEIMSGARTSSTPTPPQAGSSLEPQANGETPHVAVIVRPDDRPKPALVVSKPVSLEPSKSASPSPPPPLIPEVEPVVMSTVTLVPMEPPVEADTKVELGEAPPDLHQTFSAITTVPGAGELPLVPPPDMDTVAVVEEEVAEEEEEVAVPLLEPTLQAPALPEVPSVPVAPLMPAVPPVPAVPSPPLVVPLVPEAPAKPASPSPPPPQEEPCPEPVAEPAAEANGVLEEVPEPQPEAPVCQPVPVPVSEPVPVLTSAPTLDSPIAQPEELPLPNGMEGSSKVEPSEEQPESDVSPISEPEEPAQPGTPTSPPAEEEEEESEGPAEAQERSSSPAPAPSQTLEATVQVAVSVPKKKRRLKELNKKEAVGDLLDAFKESQISDSASEVENKPPPSAPARETEEAAPTRPQEESEETWEEKEDKLAPEKGKAGDQKYRYKEEQWKPLNPEEKKRYDREFLLGFQFIFASMQKPEGLPQITDVVLDKPCVPSQANKTPLRALDPIRLSGMNCSPDFTPSFANLGRPVMGNRGLPSGLGPRRSQQTQRKEPRKIIATVSLNEDVKLNKAEKAWKPSSKRASEEEDPENIKTQELLRRVRSILNKLTPQMFQQLMKQVMELSIDTEERLKGVIDLVFEKAISEPNFSVAYANMCRCLMGLKVPTTDKPTVTVNFRKLLLNRCQKEFEKDKDDDEIFEKRQKEMDDASAPEEKARMKDELEEARDKARRRSLGNIKFIGELFKLKMLTEAIMHDCVVKLLKNHDEESLECLCRLLTTIGKDLDFEKAKPRMDQYFNQMEKIIKEKKTSSRIRFMLQDVIDLRRNSWVPRRGDQGPKTIDQIHKEAEMEEHREHIKVQQLMSKDKRRGPPGPSISGGRSSLVADDGWNTVPISKGNRPIDTSRLTKITKPGLIDSNNQLFAPGGRLSWGKGSSGGSGAKPADSGRPATSTLNRFSALQQSTPAESSESRRVVQRSSSSRDRSEKAGDRGDRESRSEKSSDRLERPDRGERGERNRSAVTKRSFSKETEDRSREREKQSGPEAVRKTASMSEERDRSRETIKQEPAPPAASPKPMLSEEELEKKSKAIIEEYLHINDMKEALQCVQELGSPSLLYVFVRNGIESTLERSTISREHMGILLCHLVKAGTLSKEQYYKGLREILEIAEDMEIDIPHIWLYLAELITPILQEEGIPMEELFREITKPLVPLGKATTLLVEVLGLLCKGMSQKTAGKLWRDGGLSWKEFLPEDQDVNKFVTEQKLEYTMGDNSDTPSCKELTSEELCKQMDKLLKENSNNQRIYDWIEANLSEQQVSSNTFIRALMTSVCHSAIIFENPYRVDALVIRNRAKLLQKYMRDEQKELQALYALQALVVKLDQPPNLLRMFFDALYDEDVIKEEAFYKWESSKDPAEQQGKGVALKSVTAFFTWLREAEDESDNN; this comes from the exons ATGAACAAAGCTCCACAGCCCACAGGAGGAGCCCCGACAGCCCCGCACCCTGCCCCTTCTCCCGGACTTCCACAG TCAGCGTTCCCACCTGGTCAGACGGCACCTGTGATTTTTAACCCGACACCGACCTCACAAATGAATACGCCTTCTCAGCCACGACAG TTTCCAGCAGGGCCTCGTGCTATTCACCAGCAG GGAGGATTCAGGTCTCTCCAG CATTTCTACCAGAACAGGGCCCAGCCTCCTGCCAGCGCGTCCCGCGTGCAGAGCAACACAACGGCCCGGCCTGGCCCTCCTGCCCATGTGTATCCAGCTGCTTCCCAGGTGATGATGATACCCTCCCAGATATCCTACACACCTTCCCAAGGAGCCTATTACATTCCCGGACAG GGTCGTTCAACGTACGTTGTCCCAACACAACAGTACCCAGTTCAGCCTGGTGCCCCTAGTTTTTACCCTGGAGCCAGCCCCACAGAGTTTGGGACTTACG CGGGTGCTTATTACCCGGCCCAGGGGGTGCAGCAGTTCCCAGCGGGGGTCCCCACTGCCCAGGTCATTGTGAGCCAGCAGCCGTCGATCCCCCCAAAACGAGAACGCAAGACG ATTCGGATACGAGACCCCAACCAAGGTGGCAAAGACatcactgaagaaataatgtCCGGAGCAAGGACCTCATCtacccccacccctccccag GCTGGAAGCAGTTTGGAACCCCAGGCTAATGGAGAAACCCCTCATGTAGCAGTCATTGTCCGGCCAG ATGACCGCCCAAAGCCTGCGCTGGTGGTGAGCAAGCCTGTCTCCCTGGAGCCCAGCAAGTCAGCGTCCCCGTcgcctccccctcccctcatCCCCGAGGTGGAGCCTGTGGTGATGTCAACTGTGACGCTGGTGCCAATGGAGCCCCCCGTGGAAGCGGACACTAAAGTGGAGCTGGGCGAGGCGCCGCCCGACCTGCACCAGACGTTTAGCGCTATCACTACAGTGCCAGGGGCTGGGGAGTTGCCCCTCGTACCCCCACCTGACATGGACACGGTGGCTGTGGTGGAGGAGGAGGtagcagaggaggaggaagaggttGCCGTTCCTCTCCTGGAGCCCACCTTGCAGGCGCCCGCCTTGCCCGAGGTGCCATCGGTGCCTGTTGCCCCCCTCATGCCAGCTGTGCCCCCAGTGCCAGCTGTGCCGTCACCACCGCTCGTTGTCCCACTGGTCCCTGAAGCACCTGCCAAACCCGCCTCTCCCAGCCCACCGCCGCCCCAGGAAGAGCCCTGCCCTGAGCCTGTtgctgagcctgctgctgaGGCCAATGGGGTTTTAGAGGAGGTGCCCGAGCCTCAACCTGAGGCACCTGTGTGCCAGCCGGTGCCCGTACCCGTCTCGGAGCCTGTCCCGGTGCTCACCTCAGCGCCCACCCTGGACTCCCCCATTGCGCAGCCTGAAGAACTGCCCTTGCCCAACGGGATGGAGGGCTCCAGCAAAGTGGAGCCGAGTGAGGAGCAGCCTGAGTCGGACGTCAGCCCAATCTCAGAGCCGGAGGAGCCAGCGCAGCCTGGCACACCCACCTCACCcccagcagaggaggaagaggaagagagcGAAGGCCCTGCTGAGGCCCAGGAGCGGAGCTCAAGTCCAGCCCCTGCCCCATCACAGACCTTGGAGGCGACTGTGCAAG TTGCTGTGTCGGTGCCAAAGAAGAAGCGAAGGTTGAAGGAGCTGAACAAGAAGGAGGCAGTAGGCGATTTGCTGGATGCCTTTAAAGAG TCTCAGATCAGCGACAGTGCCTCAGAGGTGGAAAACAAGCCTCCCCCTTCTGCCCCTGCCCGTGAAACAGAAGAAGCAGCCCCCACCCGTCCCCAGGAGGAGTCGGAGGAGAcgtgggaggagaaggaggacaAACTGGCCCCAGAGAAGGGCAAGGCTGGGGACCAGAAGTACCGCTACAAGGAAG AACAGTGGAAGCCATTGAATCCTGAGGAGAAAAAGCGGTATGACCGGGAGTTCCTGCTGGGCTTCCAGTTCATCTTTGCCAGCATGCAGAAACCTGAGGGGCTGCCCCAGATCACAGATGTGGTGCTGGACAAG CCCTGTGTACCTTCGCAGGCCAACAAGACCCCATTGCGGGCACTCGACCCTATCCGCCTCAGCGGCATGAACTGCAGCCCTGACTTCACCCCTTCCTTTGCCAACCTTGGACGGCCTGTCATGGGCAACAGGGGTCTG CCCTCAGGGTTGGGTCCTCGCCGCTCACAGCAGACTCAGAGGAAGGAACCCCGCAAAATCATTGCCACTGTGTCCCTCAATGAGGATGTCAAGCTGAACAAGGCTGAGAAGGCCTGGAAACCCAGCAGCAAGCGTGCCTCTGAGGAGGAGGATCCTGAGAACATCAAGACACAG GAACTACTTCGCCGCGTCCGCAGCATCCTTAACAAGCTGACGCCCCAAATGTTCCAGCAATTGATGAAGCAGGTGATGGAGTTGTCCATCGACACGGAGGAAAGACTCAAGGGTGTCATTGACCTTGTCTTCGAGAAAGCCATCTCGGAGCCAAACTTCTCTGTTGCCTACGCTAACATGTGCCGTTGCCTTATGGGG CTCAAAGTGCCCACGACAGACAAGCCCACAGTGACTGTGAACTTCCGCAAGCTGCTGCTCAACCGCTGCCAGAAGGAGTTTGAGAAGGACAAGGATGACGACGAGATCTTCGAGAAGCGTCAGAAAGAAATGGATGATGCCAGTGCT CCCGAGGAGAAGGCACGTATGAAGGATGAGCTGGAGGAGGCGCGGGACAAGGCCCGACGGAGGTCTCTGGGTAACATCAAGTTCATTGGAGAGCTTTTCAAACTGAAGATGCTGACAGAGGCCATCATGCATGACTGCGTGGTGAAGCTACTCAAAAACCACGATGAGGAGTCTCTTGAGTGCCTTTGTCGCCTGCTTACAACCATTGGCAAGGACTTAGACTTTGAGAAGGCCAAG CCCAGAATGGACCAGTACTTCAACCAGATGGAGAAAATCATCAAGGAGAAGAAGACATCATCCCGAATCCGTTTTATGCTGCAGGATGTGATTGATCTCAGGCGG AATAGCTGGGTGCCACGGCGAGGAGATCAGGGCCCCAAAACCATCGACCAGATCCACAAAGAGGCAGAGATGGAGGAGCATCGGGAACACATCAAAGTGCAGCAGCTCATGTCAAAAGACAAAAGGAGAGGACCTCCTGGACCATCCATCAGTG GTGGACGCAGCAGCCTGGTTGCAGATGATGGCTGGAACACTGTGCCCATCAGCAAGGGCAACCGGCCTATCGACACTAGCCGGCTAACGAAAATCACCAAG CCTGGATTGATCGACTCCAACAACCAGCTCTTTGCGCCAGGCGGGCGTCTGAGCTGGGGCAAAGGCAGTAGTGGAGGGTCTGGTGCAAAGCCTGCAGATTCAG GGCGACCGGCCACAAGCACCTTGAATCGCTTCTCAGCACTCCAACAGTCCACCCCTGCCGAGAGTTCAGAGTCCCGTCGCGTGGTGCAGAG GAGCAGTTCCAGCCGCGACAGGTCAGAAAAGGCTGGAGACAGAGGGGACCGGGAGTCACGTTCAGAGAAGAGCAGCGACCGTCTGGAGCGTCCCGATCGGGGTGAGCGGGGAGAGAGGAACAGGTCTGCTGTCACCAAGAGGAGCTTCAGCAAAGAGACAGAGGACAGGAGTAGAGAACGGGAAAAGCAGAGTGGCCCTGAGGCTGTGCGCAAAACTGCTAGTATGTCAGAGGAACGGGACAGGAGCCGAGAGACAA TTAAACAAGAGCCAGCACCTCCTGCGGCATCGCCCAAACCCATGCTGtcagaggaggagctggagaagaaaTCTAAGGCGATCATAGAGGAATATCTGCACATCAATGATATGAAG GAGgccctgcagtgtgtgcaggagctgggcagcccCTCCTTGCTCTACGTCTTCGTGCGGAATGGCATTGAGTCCACGCTTGAGCGGAGCACGATCTCCCGCGAGCACATGGGGATCCTGCTGTGCCACCTGGTGAAGGCTGGCACGCTCTCCAAGGAGCAGTACTATAAAGG GCTGCGGGAGATCCTGGAGATTGCGGAAGACATGGAGATTGATATCCCGCACATCTGGCTGTATCTCGCCGAGCTCATAACACCTATCCTGCAAGAGGAAGGCATCCCAATGGAGGAGCTGTTCAG GGAGATAACAAAGCCCCTGGTGCCCCTTGGGAAGGCCACCACACTGCTGGTCGAGGTGCTGGGCTTATTGTGCAAGGGCATG AGCCAGAAGACTGCGGGCAAGCTGTGGCGAGATGGGGgcctgagctggaaggaattCCTGCCTGAGGACCAGGATGTCAACAAATTCGTCACAGAACAG AAATTGGAGTACACGATGGGAGACAACTCGGACACGCCAAGCTGCAAGGAGCTGACCTCGGAGGAGCTGTGCAAGCAAATGGACAAACTGCTGAAGGAGAACTCGAACAACCAAAGAATATATGACTGGATTGAG gCCAACCTAAGTGAGCAGCAGGTCTCGTCCAACACATTTATCAGGGCCCTGATGACATCTGTGTGCCATTCAGCCATCATCT TTGAGAACCCGTACCGTGTGGATGCCCTGGTGATCCGCAACCGGGCCAAGCTGCTGCAGAAGTACATGCGGGATGAGCAGAAGGAGCTTCAGGCACTCTACGCCTTGCAGGCTTTGGTGGTGAAGTTGGACCAGCCTCCAA ACCTGCTTCGGATGTTCTTCGATGCTCTCTATGATGAGGACGTCATCAAGGAGGAGGCTTTCTACAAGTGGGAGTCCAGCAAGGACCCAGCCGAGCAGCAGGGCAAAGGGGTGGCCCTGAAATCAGTGACAGCATTTTTCACCTGGCTCCGGGAAGCAGAGGACGAGTCAGACAACAACTGA
- the EIF4G1 gene encoding eukaryotic translation initiation factor 4 gamma 1 isoform X3, which produces MNKAPQPTGGAPTAPHPAPSPGLPQSAFPPGQTAPVIFNPTPTSQMNTPSQPRQFPAGPRAIHQQGGFRSLQHFYQNRAQPPASASRVQSNTTARPGPPAHVYPAASQVMMIPSQISYTPSQGAYYIPGQGRSTYVVPTQQYPVQPGAPSFYPGASPTEFGTYAGAYYPAQGVQQFPAGVPTAQVIVSQQPSIPPKRERKTIRIRDPNQGGKDITEEIMSGARTSSTPTPPQAGSSLEPQANGETPHVAVIVRPDDRPKPALVVSKPVSLEPSKSASPSPPPPLIPEVEPVVMSTVTLVPMEPPVEADTKVELGEAPPDLHQTFSAITTVPGAGELPLVPPPDMDTVAVVEEEVAEEEEEVAVPLLEPTLQAPALPEVPSVPVAPLMPAVPPVPAVPSPPLVVPLVPEAPAKPASPSPPPPQEEPCPEPVAEPAAEANGVLEEVPEPQPEAPVCQPVPVPVSEPVPVLTSAPTLDSPIAQPEELPLPNGMEGSSKVEPSEEQPESDVSPISEPEEPAQPGTPTSPPAEEEEEESEGPAEAQERSSSPAPAPSQTLEATVQVAVSVPKKKRRLKELNKKEAVGDLLDAFKESQISDSASEVENKPPPSAPARETEEAAPTRPQEESEETWEEKEDKLAPEKGKAGDQKYRYKEEQWKPLNPEEKKRYDREFLLGFQFIFASMQKPEGLPQITDVVLDKANKTPLRALDPIRLSGMNCSPDFTPSFANLGRPVMGNRGLPSGLGPRRSQQTQRKEPRKIIATVSLNEDVKLNKAEKAWKPSSKRASEEEDPENIKTQELLRRVRSILNKLTPQMFQQLMKQVMELSIDTEERLKGVIDLVFEKAISEPNFSVAYANMCRCLMGLKVPTTDKPTVTVNFRKLLLNRCQKEFEKDKDDDEIFEKRQKEMDDASAPEEKARMKDELEEARDKARRRSLGNIKFIGELFKLKMLTEAIMHDCVVKLLKNHDEESLECLCRLLTTIGKDLDFEKAKPRMDQYFNQMEKIIKEKKTSSRIRFMLQDVIDLRRNSWVPRRGDQGPKTIDQIHKEAEMEEHREHIKVQQLMSKDKRRGPPGPSISGGRSSLVADDGWNTVPISKGNRPIDTSRLTKITKPGLIDSNNQLFAPGGRLSWGKGSSGGSGAKPADSASDSGRPATSTLNRFSALQQSTPAESSESRRVVQRSSSSRDRSEKAGDRGDRESRSEKSSDRLERPDRGERGERNRSAVTKRSFSKETEDRSREREKQSGPEAVRKTASMSEERDRSRETIKQEPAPPAASPKPMLSEEELEKKSKAIIEEYLHINDMKEALQCVQELGSPSLLYVFVRNGIESTLERSTISREHMGILLCHLVKAGTLSKEQYYKGLREILEIAEDMEIDIPHIWLYLAELITPILQEEGIPMEELFREITKPLVPLGKATTLLVEVLGLLCKGMSQKTAGKLWRDGGLSWKEFLPEDQDVNKFVTEQKLEYTMGDNSDTPSCKELTSEELCKQMDKLLKENSNNQRIYDWIEANLSEQQVSSNTFIRALMTSVCHSAIIFENPYRVDALVIRNRAKLLQKYMRDEQKELQALYALQALVVKLDQPPNLLRMFFDALYDEDVIKEEAFYKWESSKDPAEQQGKGVALKSVTAFFTWLREAEDESDNN; this is translated from the exons ATGAACAAAGCTCCACAGCCCACAGGAGGAGCCCCGACAGCCCCGCACCCTGCCCCTTCTCCCGGACTTCCACAG TCAGCGTTCCCACCTGGTCAGACGGCACCTGTGATTTTTAACCCGACACCGACCTCACAAATGAATACGCCTTCTCAGCCACGACAG TTTCCAGCAGGGCCTCGTGCTATTCACCAGCAG GGAGGATTCAGGTCTCTCCAG CATTTCTACCAGAACAGGGCCCAGCCTCCTGCCAGCGCGTCCCGCGTGCAGAGCAACACAACGGCCCGGCCTGGCCCTCCTGCCCATGTGTATCCAGCTGCTTCCCAGGTGATGATGATACCCTCCCAGATATCCTACACACCTTCCCAAGGAGCCTATTACATTCCCGGACAG GGTCGTTCAACGTACGTTGTCCCAACACAACAGTACCCAGTTCAGCCTGGTGCCCCTAGTTTTTACCCTGGAGCCAGCCCCACAGAGTTTGGGACTTACG CGGGTGCTTATTACCCGGCCCAGGGGGTGCAGCAGTTCCCAGCGGGGGTCCCCACTGCCCAGGTCATTGTGAGCCAGCAGCCGTCGATCCCCCCAAAACGAGAACGCAAGACG ATTCGGATACGAGACCCCAACCAAGGTGGCAAAGACatcactgaagaaataatgtCCGGAGCAAGGACCTCATCtacccccacccctccccag GCTGGAAGCAGTTTGGAACCCCAGGCTAATGGAGAAACCCCTCATGTAGCAGTCATTGTCCGGCCAG ATGACCGCCCAAAGCCTGCGCTGGTGGTGAGCAAGCCTGTCTCCCTGGAGCCCAGCAAGTCAGCGTCCCCGTcgcctccccctcccctcatCCCCGAGGTGGAGCCTGTGGTGATGTCAACTGTGACGCTGGTGCCAATGGAGCCCCCCGTGGAAGCGGACACTAAAGTGGAGCTGGGCGAGGCGCCGCCCGACCTGCACCAGACGTTTAGCGCTATCACTACAGTGCCAGGGGCTGGGGAGTTGCCCCTCGTACCCCCACCTGACATGGACACGGTGGCTGTGGTGGAGGAGGAGGtagcagaggaggaggaagaggttGCCGTTCCTCTCCTGGAGCCCACCTTGCAGGCGCCCGCCTTGCCCGAGGTGCCATCGGTGCCTGTTGCCCCCCTCATGCCAGCTGTGCCCCCAGTGCCAGCTGTGCCGTCACCACCGCTCGTTGTCCCACTGGTCCCTGAAGCACCTGCCAAACCCGCCTCTCCCAGCCCACCGCCGCCCCAGGAAGAGCCCTGCCCTGAGCCTGTtgctgagcctgctgctgaGGCCAATGGGGTTTTAGAGGAGGTGCCCGAGCCTCAACCTGAGGCACCTGTGTGCCAGCCGGTGCCCGTACCCGTCTCGGAGCCTGTCCCGGTGCTCACCTCAGCGCCCACCCTGGACTCCCCCATTGCGCAGCCTGAAGAACTGCCCTTGCCCAACGGGATGGAGGGCTCCAGCAAAGTGGAGCCGAGTGAGGAGCAGCCTGAGTCGGACGTCAGCCCAATCTCAGAGCCGGAGGAGCCAGCGCAGCCTGGCACACCCACCTCACCcccagcagaggaggaagaggaagagagcGAAGGCCCTGCTGAGGCCCAGGAGCGGAGCTCAAGTCCAGCCCCTGCCCCATCACAGACCTTGGAGGCGACTGTGCAAG TTGCTGTGTCGGTGCCAAAGAAGAAGCGAAGGTTGAAGGAGCTGAACAAGAAGGAGGCAGTAGGCGATTTGCTGGATGCCTTTAAAGAG TCTCAGATCAGCGACAGTGCCTCAGAGGTGGAAAACAAGCCTCCCCCTTCTGCCCCTGCCCGTGAAACAGAAGAAGCAGCCCCCACCCGTCCCCAGGAGGAGTCGGAGGAGAcgtgggaggagaaggaggacaAACTGGCCCCAGAGAAGGGCAAGGCTGGGGACCAGAAGTACCGCTACAAGGAAG AACAGTGGAAGCCATTGAATCCTGAGGAGAAAAAGCGGTATGACCGGGAGTTCCTGCTGGGCTTCCAGTTCATCTTTGCCAGCATGCAGAAACCTGAGGGGCTGCCCCAGATCACAGATGTGGTGCTGGACAAG GCCAACAAGACCCCATTGCGGGCACTCGACCCTATCCGCCTCAGCGGCATGAACTGCAGCCCTGACTTCACCCCTTCCTTTGCCAACCTTGGACGGCCTGTCATGGGCAACAGGGGTCTG CCCTCAGGGTTGGGTCCTCGCCGCTCACAGCAGACTCAGAGGAAGGAACCCCGCAAAATCATTGCCACTGTGTCCCTCAATGAGGATGTCAAGCTGAACAAGGCTGAGAAGGCCTGGAAACCCAGCAGCAAGCGTGCCTCTGAGGAGGAGGATCCTGAGAACATCAAGACACAG GAACTACTTCGCCGCGTCCGCAGCATCCTTAACAAGCTGACGCCCCAAATGTTCCAGCAATTGATGAAGCAGGTGATGGAGTTGTCCATCGACACGGAGGAAAGACTCAAGGGTGTCATTGACCTTGTCTTCGAGAAAGCCATCTCGGAGCCAAACTTCTCTGTTGCCTACGCTAACATGTGCCGTTGCCTTATGGGG CTCAAAGTGCCCACGACAGACAAGCCCACAGTGACTGTGAACTTCCGCAAGCTGCTGCTCAACCGCTGCCAGAAGGAGTTTGAGAAGGACAAGGATGACGACGAGATCTTCGAGAAGCGTCAGAAAGAAATGGATGATGCCAGTGCT CCCGAGGAGAAGGCACGTATGAAGGATGAGCTGGAGGAGGCGCGGGACAAGGCCCGACGGAGGTCTCTGGGTAACATCAAGTTCATTGGAGAGCTTTTCAAACTGAAGATGCTGACAGAGGCCATCATGCATGACTGCGTGGTGAAGCTACTCAAAAACCACGATGAGGAGTCTCTTGAGTGCCTTTGTCGCCTGCTTACAACCATTGGCAAGGACTTAGACTTTGAGAAGGCCAAG CCCAGAATGGACCAGTACTTCAACCAGATGGAGAAAATCATCAAGGAGAAGAAGACATCATCCCGAATCCGTTTTATGCTGCAGGATGTGATTGATCTCAGGCGG AATAGCTGGGTGCCACGGCGAGGAGATCAGGGCCCCAAAACCATCGACCAGATCCACAAAGAGGCAGAGATGGAGGAGCATCGGGAACACATCAAAGTGCAGCAGCTCATGTCAAAAGACAAAAGGAGAGGACCTCCTGGACCATCCATCAGTG GTGGACGCAGCAGCCTGGTTGCAGATGATGGCTGGAACACTGTGCCCATCAGCAAGGGCAACCGGCCTATCGACACTAGCCGGCTAACGAAAATCACCAAG CCTGGATTGATCGACTCCAACAACCAGCTCTTTGCGCCAGGCGGGCGTCTGAGCTGGGGCAAAGGCAGTAGTGGAGGGTCTGGTGCAAAGCCTGCAGATTCAG CATCTGATTCAGGGCGACCGGCCACAAGCACCTTGAATCGCTTCTCAGCACTCCAACAGTCCACCCCTGCCGAGAGTTCAGAGTCCCGTCGCGTGGTGCAGAG GAGCAGTTCCAGCCGCGACAGGTCAGAAAAGGCTGGAGACAGAGGGGACCGGGAGTCACGTTCAGAGAAGAGCAGCGACCGTCTGGAGCGTCCCGATCGGGGTGAGCGGGGAGAGAGGAACAGGTCTGCTGTCACCAAGAGGAGCTTCAGCAAAGAGACAGAGGACAGGAGTAGAGAACGGGAAAAGCAGAGTGGCCCTGAGGCTGTGCGCAAAACTGCTAGTATGTCAGAGGAACGGGACAGGAGCCGAGAGACAA TTAAACAAGAGCCAGCACCTCCTGCGGCATCGCCCAAACCCATGCTGtcagaggaggagctggagaagaaaTCTAAGGCGATCATAGAGGAATATCTGCACATCAATGATATGAAG GAGgccctgcagtgtgtgcaggagctgggcagcccCTCCTTGCTCTACGTCTTCGTGCGGAATGGCATTGAGTCCACGCTTGAGCGGAGCACGATCTCCCGCGAGCACATGGGGATCCTGCTGTGCCACCTGGTGAAGGCTGGCACGCTCTCCAAGGAGCAGTACTATAAAGG GCTGCGGGAGATCCTGGAGATTGCGGAAGACATGGAGATTGATATCCCGCACATCTGGCTGTATCTCGCCGAGCTCATAACACCTATCCTGCAAGAGGAAGGCATCCCAATGGAGGAGCTGTTCAG GGAGATAACAAAGCCCCTGGTGCCCCTTGGGAAGGCCACCACACTGCTGGTCGAGGTGCTGGGCTTATTGTGCAAGGGCATG AGCCAGAAGACTGCGGGCAAGCTGTGGCGAGATGGGGgcctgagctggaaggaattCCTGCCTGAGGACCAGGATGTCAACAAATTCGTCACAGAACAG AAATTGGAGTACACGATGGGAGACAACTCGGACACGCCAAGCTGCAAGGAGCTGACCTCGGAGGAGCTGTGCAAGCAAATGGACAAACTGCTGAAGGAGAACTCGAACAACCAAAGAATATATGACTGGATTGAG gCCAACCTAAGTGAGCAGCAGGTCTCGTCCAACACATTTATCAGGGCCCTGATGACATCTGTGTGCCATTCAGCCATCATCT TTGAGAACCCGTACCGTGTGGATGCCCTGGTGATCCGCAACCGGGCCAAGCTGCTGCAGAAGTACATGCGGGATGAGCAGAAGGAGCTTCAGGCACTCTACGCCTTGCAGGCTTTGGTGGTGAAGTTGGACCAGCCTCCAA ACCTGCTTCGGATGTTCTTCGATGCTCTCTATGATGAGGACGTCATCAAGGAGGAGGCTTTCTACAAGTGGGAGTCCAGCAAGGACCCAGCCGAGCAGCAGGGCAAAGGGGTGGCCCTGAAATCAGTGACAGCATTTTTCACCTGGCTCCGGGAAGCAGAGGACGAGTCAGACAACAACTGA